In one window of Gossypium arboreum isolate Shixiya-1 chromosome 4, ASM2569848v2, whole genome shotgun sequence DNA:
- the LOC108451730 gene encoding putative clathrin assembly protein At5g35200: protein MLLKKEKVLKLVGYSDSGWAGCINDMKSTSGYFFTLGSTVFCWSSKKQQTVAQSTAEAKYIAAAVAVNQAIWLRKLLHDLNENHCDPTKIMVDNQSAVAIAKNPVFHGKIKHFKIKFHFVREAEQSKEVSLVHCCSQDQLADILTKPLGTASHEDTCICIQVALKTLIVIHRILKHDPSFHQDFFNFGRDRGLLLNLTHLRDDSSPETWNYSVWIRGYALYLEERVECFNALKYDVDKDQSRSRRLNTPDLLDQLPVLQELLHHLLNCKLYVAITDGILNLIDKYFEMQHHHAVRALEIYRKAGEQVSQLSEVFEICRVLHYGQGQKYLKIKPITKDEGAAPTETPAPVSDLLTDDVQEKSVTSSDKTQSESRQAVGKLDIADLICFDEPSEEGTELNENNPLALAIVKSENPPNAENVGSSAPAFTGWELGLCDAPVSNGAAVADNKMTGSTNTLTPHSLSTTNQQMAYNFGQVSANPFDDYNSEGPFYGSSCIPPEANVQTAAMPQQLPYIMPQQPPMTMVAYHSISPSAVANYNQIPTFYGGSNLTLSTDMKKAVIAPPQTELKQQPTLAMVGYNSTKPSRNPFDM from the exons ATGTTGTTAAAGAAAGAAAAGGTGCTGAAGCTGGTTGGTTATTCAGATAGCGGTTGGGCTGGTTGTATTAATGATATGAAAAGCACATCGGGGTACTTTTTCACCCTTGGCTCGACTGTGTTTTGCTGGAGTTCAAAGAAGCAACAAACTGTTGCTCAATCCACTGCAGAGGCAAAATACATAGCAGCAGCAGTAGCAGtgaatcaagccatttggctCAGAAAGTTACTGCATGATCTGAATGAGAACCATTGTGATCCTACTAAGATCATGGTTGACAATCAGTCGGCTGTTGCCATAGCCAAGAATCCAGTTTTTCATGGCAAAATCAAGCACTTTAAGATAAAGTTCCACTTTGTTAGAGAAGCTGAGCAATCTAAAGAAGTCAGCTTAGTGCATTGTTGTTCACAAGACCAATTGGCTGATATCTTGACTAAGCCACTTGGTACAGCAAG TCACGAGGATACTTGCATTTGCATTCAGGTTGCGTTGAAAACCTTGATCGTTATACACCGTATATTAAAACATGACCCTTCATTTCACCAAGACTTCTTTAATTTTGGGCGGGACAGAGGTCTCCTGCTGAACTTAACACATCTCAGAGATGATTCAAGTccagaaa CATGGAATTATTCTGTTTGGATTCGTGGATATGCTTTATATCTGGAAGAGCGTGTAGAATGCTTCAATGCATTGAAATATGATGTTGATAAAGATCAATCG AGAAGCAGAAGGCTCAACACCCCGGATCTGCTAGATCAGCTACCTGTCTTGCAAGAGCTTCTCCATCACCTTCTTAACTGCAAG CTGTACGTTGCTATTACTGATGGAATTCTAAATCTGATTGACAAG TACTTTGAGATGCAGCACCACCATGCTGTTAGGGCACTAGAGATTTATCGCAAGGCAGGAGAACAG GTGTCGCAGTTATCTGAGGTCTTTGAGATTTGCAGGGTCCTTCACTATGGGCAAGGGCAAAAGTACCTTAAGATTAAACCA ATAACAAAAGATGAAGGTGCTGCTCCCACAGAAACCCCTGCTCCAGTATCTGACTTGCTGACAGATGATGTTCAAGAAAAATCTGTTACATCTTCGGATAAAACCCAGAGTGAATCAAGGCAGGCTGTTGGGAAGCTAGACATTGCTGATCTTATA TGCTTTGACGAACCAAGTGAGGAAGGAACTGAACTGAATGAGAATAATCCCCTTGCTCTAGCAATTGTTAAATCTG AGAATCCTCCCAATGCTGAAAATGTTGGCAGCTCAGCACCTGCATTTACAGGTTGGGAGCTTGGACTTTGTGATGCACCAGTCTCCAATGGAGCTGCCGTTGCTGATAATAAAATG ACTGGCAGCACGAACACATTAACACCACACAGTTTATCAACAACAAATCAACAAATGGCCTACAACTTCGGTCAGGTGTCGGCCAACCCTTTTGATGATTACAACAGCGAGGGTCCCTTTTATGGAAGCAGTTGTATCCCACCCGAAGCTAATGTGCAAACGGCAGCCATGCCTCAACAGCTACCATACATCATGCCACAGCAGCCTCCTATGACCATGGTTGCTTACCATTCAATCAGCCCTTCTGCTGTGGCAAATTACAACCAGATTCCCACATTTTATGGAGGCAGTAATTTAACACTCTCAACTGATATGAAAAAGGCAGTCATAGCTCCACCACAAACTGAGCTAAAGCAACAGCCTACATTGGCCATGGTTGGCTACAATTCAACCAAACCTTCTAGGAATCCCTTTGATATGTGA
- the LOC108450421 gene encoding uncharacterized protein LOC108450421, translating to MVLIEPQPTDEQQQQQQQQEEATKATSSSSSETTRGSTVAAVSENANGGDAASDGFETASERDVSDNEEDDRPGDQQPPQQRGPDSYQDALNDEQLKEKALAQANDAKTEGNKLFGNGQYQEALLQYEVALQVTAEMPSATEIRSICHSNRAVCFLKLVNYEETIKECNKALELNASYMKALVRRGEAHEKLEHFEEAIADMKKILELDPANDHARKAIRRLEPLAAEKRDKMKEEMIGKLKELGNSVLGRFGMSIDNFKAVKDPNTGSYSISFQN from the exons ATGGTGCTGATTGAACCTCAGCCTACTGATGAACAacagcaacaacaacaacaacaagaaGAAGCCACGAAAGCCACATCTTCATCATCATCTGAAACGACACGGGGTTCTACTGTCGCCGCTGTATCAGAAAATGCCAACGGAGGAGATGCTGCCTCGGATGGATTCGAAACAGCTAGCGAACGTGACGTCAGCGACAACGAAGAAGACGACCGCCCTGGCGATCAACAACCACCCCAGCAGAGAGGTCCCGATTCTTATCAAGATGCCTTAAACGACGAGCAACTGAAAGAG AAAGCTTTGGCACAAGCAAATGATGCAAAAACAGAAGGAAATAAATTGTTCGGAAACGGCCAATACCAGGAGGCCTTGTTACAGTATGAGGTTGCTTTGCAAGTTACGGCGGAGATGCCTTCGGCCACTGAAATTCGTTCCATTTGCCATTCAAATCGGGCTGTTTGCTTTCTGAAGCTG GTTAATTATGAGGAAACCATCAAGGAATGTAATAAAGCTTTGGAACTTAATGCTTCTTATATGAAAGCTCTTGTTAGACGCGGAGAAGCTCATGAAAAGCTTGAACATTTTGAAGAAGCTATTGCTG ATATGAAGAAGATATTGGAATTGGATCCTGCTAATGACCATGCTAGGAAGGCCATTCGTCGCTTGGAACCATTGGCTGCAGAGAAAAGAGACAAGATGAAAGAGGAGATGATTG GAAAGCTAAAAGAATTGGGCAACTCTGTTCTGGGTCGTTTTGGGATGAGTATTGACAACTTCAAAGCTGTCAAAGATCCAAACACTGGCTCTTATTCTATATCGTTCCAGAATTGA